The genomic window GCGCGGCGGGCGGCCGACTCGGCCGCCATCTGCGCGGCGAACGGCGTGGACTTGCGCGAGCCCTTGAAGCCGACGTGGCCGGCGCTGGCCCACGAGATCACGTTGCCCGAGGGGTCGGTGATCGAGACGATGGTGTTGTTGAACGTGCTCTTGATGTGCGCCTGGCCGTGGGCGACGTTCTTCTTCTCCTTGCGCCGCACCTTCTTGGCGGCGCCGGCCTGCTGCCGGGACTTGGGAGGCACTGGATCTCCTGGATCTGAGGTCGTCGGTCGCGTCTGTCCGCAGATGGACCGGGGGGTCGTGTCCGGACGGACGGACTACTTCTTGCCGGGCTTCTTCTTGCCGGCGATGGCGCGACGCGGGCCCTTGCGGGTGCGGGCGTTGGTGTGCGTGCGCTGGCCGTGCACCGGCAGGCCGCGGCGGTGCCGCAGACCCTGGTACGAGCCGATCTCGACCTTGCGGCGGATGTCCGCGGCGACCTCGCGCCGCAGGTCGCCCTCGGTGCGGTAGTTGCCCTCGATCCAGTCGCGCAGCTTGACGAGGTCGTCCTCGCTGAGCTCGCGGACGCGGACGGACGGGTCGACGCCCGTGCCCGCCAGGGTCTCGACGGCGCGGGTGCGACCGATGCCGTAGATGTAGGTCAGGGCGACCTCGACGCGCTTGTCGCGCGGGAGGTCGACGCCGACGAGGCGTGCCATGCGATGTGCTCCAGGTGGTCGTGCGGGGGATCTTGCCCAGTGCCGTTCCCGGCTGCGCCGGGTCCCCGGCCTCCGCGCCGGGGGTGTCGTCCTCGAGCTGGTCGAGGGGTCGGGACACTGGGACGTACCGGCTCCTCGGTGGAGGCCGAGGGGCCGCGCGGTCTCAGGGGACCGCTGGTGGTGCTGCCGGTCTGCGGGCCGGCGCGGGCTCCCGGAGGAGCCCCTGCTCAGCCCTGGCGCTGCTTGTGGCGCGGGGTGGCGGAGCAGATGACCATGACCCGGCCGTGGCGGCGGATCACCTTGCACTTGTCGCAGATCGTCTTGACGCTGGGCTTGACCTTCACGGTGGTCCTTCGACGTCTCGCCGGTGCGCGCGGGACGCCCGGGCTCCTACTCGTTCGGGAGGTTCTTGCTGGCTTCGGGATCGATGCGCAGGGGTCTACTTGTAGCGGTAGACGATGCGGCCGCGGTTGAGGTCGTAGGGGCTGAGCTCCACGACCACCCGGTCCTCCGGGAGGATCCGGATGTAGTGCTGCCGCATCTTGCCCGAGATGTGCGCGAGGACCTTGTGCCCGTTGGCGAGCTCGACCCGGAAGAACGCGTTCGGGAGCGACTCGATGACGGTGCCCTCGATCTCGATGGCCCCCTCTTTCTTCGGCATGTCCTCCGCAATCCGTGGCTGCTGTGGTGCTTCCCTGGTGCTCCCCGGGGGGAGGCATGGCAGGGGTGACCCGTTCGAGGGCCGACATGCGAGTGTACGTGACGGACCCCACGCGGACCAAACCGGCTGCGCTCCCCCTGGCCGGGCCGCGCGGCCGCTAGCGCCCGAGGCGCCCGCGACCGCCGTCCGGCGCCGTCAGCACCCACGGCCCGTCGGGCGTGATCGCCACCGTGTGCTCGAAGTGCGCGGCGAGCGAGCCGTCCGCGGTGACGACGGTCCACCCGTCGTCGAGCTCGACGACGTCGGGCGAGCCCAGCGTCACCATGGGCTCGATCGCCAGCGCCATCCCGGCGACGAGCTCCGGACCGCGGCCCGCCGGACCGGTGTTGGGCACGAGCGGGTCCATGTGCATGCTCGTGCCGATGCCGTGGCCGCCGTAGCCCTGGACGATGCCGTACGCGCCGGCCGCCCGGACGCCGCCCTCGACCGCCGCGGACACGTCGCCGAGCACCGCGCCGTCGCGCGCCGCCGCGATGCCCGCCCACATGGCGTCCTCGCAGGCCCGCAGCAGTCCGGCGACCTCGTCGCCCGGCTCCCCGCCGACGACGACGGTCAGGGCGGAGTCGCCGTGCCAGCCCTCGTAGACCGCACCGCAGTCGAGGGAGAGCACCTCGCCCTCGGCGAGGACCCGCTCCCCCGGGATGCCGTGCACGACCTCCGCCCCCACCGACAGGCACGTCGTGGCGGGGAAGCCGTGGTAGCCGAGGAACGAGGGCACGGCGCCGCTGCTGCGGATGAGCCGCTCGGCGACGGCGTCGAGCTCGCGGGTCGTCACGCCCGGGCGCGCGGCGCCCACCATCGCCGCGAGGGCCTCGGCCACGATGAGCCCCGCCCGCCGCATGAGGGCGAACTGCTCCTCCGTCTTCAGCTCGAAGCGGGCGCGGCGGCGGAACGGCACGGCTAGTCGAACTCGCGCAGCGCCGTGATGACGCGCGCGGTCACCGCGTCGACCGCGCCGCTGGCCGGGATGCGCACGAGCAGGTCGCGGGCGGCGTACCAGTCGACGACCGGGGCGGTCTGCTCGGCGTAGACCTCCAGCCGGCGACGGATCGTCTCGGCCTTGTCGTCGTCGCGCTGGAAGAGCTCGCCACCGCAGCGGTCGCACACGCCCTCGACCGCGGGCGGGTCGAAGTCGACGTGCCAGGCGTGCCCGCACTGCCGGCAGGTGCGCCGGCCGGAGAGCCGCCGCACGATCTCCTCCTCGTCGACGACGAGCTCGACGACGACGTCGAGGGCCGCGCCGATCCGGTCGAGCAGGCCGCCGAGGACCTCGGCCTGCGCCACGTTGCGGGGGAACCCGTCGAGCAGGAAGCCCTTGGCCGCGTCGTCCTGGGCGAGGCGGTCCTCGACCATGCCGATGGTCACCGCGTCCGGGACGAGCTCACCGGCGTCCATGTAGCGCTTGGCCTCGACGCCGAGCGGCGTGCCGCTGCCGACGTGGGCGCGGAACAGGTCGCCGGTCGAGACCTTGGGCACGTCGTAGTTCGCAGCGACGAACTGCGCCTGGGTGCCTTTACCCGCGCCGGGCGGGCCCACGAGAACGAGACGCACTAGCGGAGGAACCCCTCGTAGTGGCGCTGCTGGAGCTGGCTCTCCACCTGCTTGAGCGTCTCCAGGCCCACACCCACCATGATCAGCACGCTGGTGCCGCCGAAGGGGAAGTTGTTCGTGGCGTGGAAGAGCCCGAGCGCGATGATCGGGATCACGGCGACGACCGAGAGGTAGAGCGAGCCCGGCAGCGTGATGCGGGACAGGACGTAGTCGAGGTACTCCTCCGTCGGCCGGCCCGCCCGGATGCCCGGGATGAACCCGCCGTAGCGCTTCATGTTGTCGGCGATCTCCTTCGGGTTGAAGGTGATGGCGACGTAGAAGAACGTGAAGAAGATGATGAGGGCGACGAACAGCAGGACGTAGAGCGGGTGGTCGCCCCGGGAGATGTACGTCGAGATCCAGCCGCGCCAGCCGGTGGACTGGTTGCCGCCGAACTGCGAGACGAGCTGCGGGAGGTAGAGCAGCGAGCTCGCGAAGATGACGGGGATGACGCCCGCCTGGTTGACCTTGATGGGGATGTAGGTCGAGGTCCCGCCGTACATCCGGCGGCCGACCATGCGCTTGGCGTACTGCACGGGCACGCGGCGCTGCGCCTGCTCGAAGAGCACGACGGCGGCGACCACGACGCACCCGACGAGGATCACGCCGATGAACGCGCCCCAGCCCTTGGCCTGCTTGATGCTCCAGATCCCCGAGGGGAAGCCGGCGCAGACCGAGGTGAAGATGAGCAGGCTCATGCCGTTGCCGATGCCGCGGTCGGTGATGAGCTCGCCGAGCCACATGATGACGGCGGTGCCCGCGGTCATCACGCAGATCATCGTGGCGATGCGCAGCAGCGACTCGTCGGGGACGAGGTCGGCGGTGCAGCCGTTGAAGATCCGGCCGGGGGTGCGCGCGAGGGCGAGCAGCGCCGTCGACTGCAGCACGGCGAGCGCGACCGTGAGGTAGCGGGTGTACTGCGTGAGGCGCGTCGTGCCGGCCTGGCCCTCCTTCTTGAGGGCCTCGAAGCGCGGGATCACCACGGTCAGCAGCTGGATGATGATGCTCGACGTGATGTAGGGCATGATCCCGAGCGCGAACACCGACAGCTGCAGCAGGGCGCCGCCGCTGAAGAGGTTCACCATCCCGTAGACGCCGCTGCTGTCGTTGCTCTTGCTGAGGTCCGTGCACTGCCGGACCGCCTCGTAGCTCACGCCCGGCGTGGGGAGCAGCGAGCCGAAGCGGAACAGCGCGACGATCCCCAGGCTGAACAGGAGCTTGCGGCGCAGGTCGGGCGTCCGGAACGCCCGGGCAAACGCGGTGAGCACGAGTCCTCCTGCGCGACGCCCCGGGACCGGGGCGGTTGGGAAATGCGGAGCGGAGCGGACCAGGGTCCGCCACCGGTGGGGCGGGTGCCCCGCGGGAGCGGGGCGACCGGGAGGTAGCGCCGACCGGGCGCGACCTCCCGACGATAACGCACGGGAGCGCCGCACCCCACGTCCCCGCGACCGGCAGCAGCCGGACGGGGCTCTCGCGGGGTACGGCGCTCGCCGTGACGCTGCGGGACCTCGCGGTCCACGGCCTCAGAGCTCGGTCGTGGTCCCGCCGGCCGCGGCGATCTTCTCCTTGGCGGAGGCCGAGAACCTGTCGACCGTCACGTCGAGCGCGACGGTGACCTCGCCCTCGCCGAGCACCTTGACCGGCCGGCCCTTCTTGACGCCGCCGCGCTCGATGAGCGCCTCGACCGTCACCGTGCCGCCGTCCGGGAAGAGCGCCTGCAGCTTCTCGAGGTTGACGACCTCGAACTCGACGCGGAACGGGTTGCGGAAGCCCTTGAGCTTGGGCAGCCGCATGTGCAGCGGCATCTGCCCGCCCTCGAACCGGGCCGGCACCTGGTAGCGGGCCTTGGTGCCCTTGGTGCCGCGACCGGCGGTCTTGCCCTTGGAGCCCTCACCACGGCCCACGCGGTCCTTGGCCGTCTTCGACCCCGGAGCCGGGCGCAGGTGGTGGACCTTCAGGGGGGTGTCCCCCAGGTTGCCCTTCGCCATGACTACTCCACCTCCTCGACGGTGACGAGGTGCGCCACCGCGCGGACCATGCCGCGGATCTCCGGGCGGTCCTCCTTGACGACGACGTCCCCGAGGCGCTTGAGGCCGAGGGTGCGCAGCGTGTCGCGCTGCGACTGGTTGCCGCCGATCTTCGACTTCGTCTGGGTCACCTTGAGGCGGGCCACGGTCAGGCCACCCCCGCCCGGGCGCGCAGCAGCGCCGCCGGGGCGACGTCCTCGAGGGGCAGGCCGCGGCGGGCCGCGACGGCCTCGGGCCGCTCGAGGCCCTTGAGCGCCGCCACCGTCGCGTGGACGATGTTGATGGCGTTCGAGGAGCCGAGCGACTTCGAGAGCACGTCGTGGATCCCGGCGCACTCGAGGACGGCGCGCACCGGACCACCGGCGATGACGCCGGTACCGGCGCTGGCCGGCTTCAACAGCACGACGCCGGCAGCGGCCTCGCCCTGGATCGGGTGCGGGATCGTCCCCTGGATGCGGGGCACCTTGAAGAAGTGCTTCTTGGCCTCCTCGACGCCCTTGGCGATCGCCGCGGGCACCTCCTTGGCCTTGCCGTAGCCGACGCCGACGGTGCCGTCGCCGTCGCCCACGACCACGAGGGCGGTGAAGCTGAAGCGGCGGCCGCCCTTGACGACCTTGGCGACGCGGTTGATCGCCACGACGCGCTCGACGTACGCGGTCTTGTCGCCGGCGGGGTCCTGGCGACGGTCGTCGCGCCCGCGGCGCTCACGACGGTCGCCGCCACCGGCGCCGGTGCCGCCGCCGGCACCCGTGCCACGGCGCTGGGGTCCAGGCATGGTCTCTCTTCCTTCGTTCGTCTGTCGTCAGGTCGTCTGGGCGGTCAGAACGACAGCCCGGCCTCGCGGGCCGCGTCCGCCACGGCCGCGACGCGGCCGTGGTACTTGTTGCCGCCGCGGTCGAACACGACCGCGGTGACGCCGGCCGCCTGGGCGCGCTGCGCGAGCAGCTCCCCGACGCGCTTGGCCTTCGCCGTCTTGTCGCCGTCCAGCGCGCGCAGGTCCGCCTCGAGGGTCGATGCGGAGGCCAGCGTGCGGCCGGCGGTGTCGTCCACGACCTGCGCGACCATGTGCCGCGACGAGCGGCTGACCACGAGGCGGGGGCGGACCGGCGTGCCGGTGACGCGCTTGCGGACGCGCAGGTGCCGACGGGCGCGCTTGATGCCCTTGGCCTCGACGCGCTTGCGCTTGATCCCGAGTGCCATGACCTACTTACCAGCCTTTCCGACCTTGCGGCGGATGACCTCGCCCTGGTAACGCACGCCCTTGCCCTTGTACGGGTCGGGCTTGCGCAGCTTGCGGATGTTGGCGGAGACCTCGCCGACCTTCTGCTTGTCGATGCCGCTGACCACGAAGCGGGTCGGGGCCTCGACGGTGAAGGTGATGCCGTCCGGGGGCTCGATGACCACCGGGTGGCTGAAGCCGAGCGCGAACTCGAGCGCCGAGCCGCGCGCCTGGACGCGGTAGCCGACGCCGACGATCTCCAGCGTCTTCGAGTAGCCCGCGGTCACGCCCTGGACCATGTTGGCCACCAGGGTGCGCGACAGGCCGTGGAGCGACTTGCTCTCGCGGGTGTCGTCGGGGCGCGCCAGCTGCAGCGTGCCCTCCTCGGTGCGCTCGATCGAGATGGGCTCGGCGAGCACGTGGGTGAGCGATCCCTTGGGACCCTTCACCGTGACAGTGCGGTCGTCGACGGTGACGTCGACCCCGCTCGGGACCTGCACGGGCAGGCGGCCGATGCGCGACATGGTGAGGACCCCTTACCAGACGTAGGCGAGGACTTCCCCGCCCACGCCACGCTTGGAGGCCTGCCGGTCGGTCAGCAGGCCAGACGACGTCGAGATGATGGCGATGCCGAGACCACCGAGCACGCGGGGCAGGCCGGTCGACTTCGCGTAGACGCGGAGGCCGGGCTTGCTCACGCGGCGCAGGCCGGCGATGGAGCGCTCGCGGTTGGGGCCGTACTTCAGCTCGACCACCAGCTCCTGGCCCACCGGGGCCTCCTGGACCTGGAAGCCGGCGATGTAGCCCTCCTGCTGGAGGATCGCGGCGATGCCGGCCTTGAGCTTCGAGTGCGGCATGCGCACCTCGTCGTGGTACGCCGAGTTGGCGTTGCGCAGACGCGTGAGCATGTCTGCGATCGGGTCGGTCATGGTCATGGCCGGGACTTCCTCCCCGCTCCGGTTCCGCGGGCGGAGCCCGGGCCTTGAGCAGATGCGATGGAGCAGCGGTGGCGACCTCCGGCAGGAGCCTCGGGTCGTGGGACGAGCAGTGGTGCGGGGTGCGGCTGGACTACCAGCTGCTCTTGGTCACGCCGGGCAGCTCGCCGCGGTGCGCCATCTCGCGCAGGCAGACCCGGCAGAGGCCGAACTTGCGGTAGACCGAGTGCGGGCGCCCGCAGCGCTGGCAGCGGGTGTAGCCGCGCACCTCGAACTTCGGCTTCTTCAGCGCCTTGTGGATCAGGGACTTCTTCGCCACGGGTCAGGACTCCTTGAACGGGAAGCCGAGGGCGCGGAGCAGCGCGCGGCCCTCGTCGTCGGTCTTGGCGGTGGTGACCACCGTGATGTCCATGCCGCGGACCCGGTCGATGCGGTCCTGGTCGATCTCGTGGAACATCGACTGCTCGGTGAGCCCGAAGGTGTAGTTGCCCGAGCCGTCGAACTGCTTGGGCGACAGCCCGCGGAAGTCGCGGATGCGCGGCAGCGCGGTCGAGAGCAGGCGGTCCAGGAACTCCCACATGCGGTCGCCGCGCAGCGTGACGTGCGCGCCGATCGGCTGGCCCTCACGCAGCTTGAACTGCGCGATGGACTTGCGGGCCCGGGTCACCGCGGGCTTCTGGCCGGTGATGGCCGCGAGGTCGCGGGTCGCGCCCTCGATGAGCTTGGAGTCGCGCGCGGCCTCGCCGACGCCCATGTTGACGACGACCTTGACCACGGTCGGCACCTGCATGGGGTTGCCGTACGAGAACTCCTCGCGCAGGGTCGCCGCGATCTCCTCGCGGTAGCGCTGCTTGAGCCTGGGGAGCGTGCGCCCCTCGACGGTCGCGGTCATCAGATGTCCTCACCGGTGCGCTTCGCGACCCGGATGCGCGTCGTCTTGACGCGCCCGTCGCGCTCGACCTTCTCCTCGCGGACGCCGACACGGGTGCCGACGCGCTTGCCGTCCTTCTCAACCGACAGCATCACGTTGCTGATGTGGATGGCCGCCTCGGTCGTGACGATGCCACCGGTCTTGGCGCCGCGCGCGGTCTGGCCGACGCGCGTGTGCCGCTTGATCCGGTTCACGCCCTCGACGACGACGCGGTCGCGCTCGCGGAGCACCTCGAGCACGCGGCCCGTGGCGCCCTTGTCCTTGCCGGCGATCACGAGGACGCGGTCGCCCTTCTTGATGCGGATCTTCGCCATGCTCTAGAGCACCTCCGGCGCGAGGGAGATGATGCGCATGAAGCGCTTCTCGCGCAGCTCGCGGCCCACCGGGCCGAAGATGCGGGTCCCGCGCGGGTCCCCGCCGTCCTTGATGATCACTGCCGCGTTCTCGTCGAAGCGGATGTAGGAGCCGTCCGCGCGGCGGCGCTCCTTCACCGTCCGGACGACGACGGCCTTGACCACGTCGCCCTTCTTGACGGTGCCGCCCGGGATGGCGTCCTTGACCGTGGCGACGATGACGTCACCGATGCCGGCGTAGCGCCGCCCCGACCCGCCGAGGACGCGGATGCAGAGCAGCTCCTTCGCCCCGGTGTTGTCGGCGACGCGCAGCCGCGACTCCTGCTGGATCATCGGTTACTTCGCCTTCTCGAGGATCTCGACGATGCGCCACCGCTTGCTCGCGGACAGCGGCCGCGTCTCCATGATGAGGACGCGGTCGCCGACACCGGCCTCGTTGCGCTCGTCGTGCGCCTTCAGCCGGCTCGTGCGGCGCACGACCTTGCCGTAGAGCGCGTGCTTGAAGCGGTCCTCGACGGCGACGACGACGGTCTTGTCCATCTTGTCGCTGACGACGAGGCCCTCGCGGGTCTTGCGGTAGCCGCGGGCCTGCTCGGCCGCGCTGGTGCTGGTCGTGTCGCTCACGCCGCGCCCTCCGTGCTCTCGACGGTGGTGATGCCGAGCTCGCGCTCGCGCAGGATCGTGTAGATGCGGGCGATGTCGCGCCGCACCGACTTGAGCCGCCCGTGGTCCTCGAGCTGCCCGGTCGCTGCCTGGAAGCGGAGGTTGAACAGCTCCTCCTTGGCCTCGCGCAGCTTCGCGAGCAGCTCCTCGTCCTGCAGGCCGCGCAGGTCGGTCGCCTTGGTCCCGAGCGCCATCAGCCGACACCCTCTTCACGCTTGACGATGCGGCACTTCACGGGGAGCTTGTGCGACGCGCGCAGCAGTGCCTCGCGCGCGGTCTTCTCGTTGGGGAACGAGAGCTCGAACATGACGCGACCGGGCTTGACGTTCGCGACCCACCACTCGGGCGAGCCCTTGCCGGAGCCCATGCGGGTCTCGGCCGGCTTCTTCGTGATGGGACGGTCCGGGTAGATGTTGATCCAGACCTTGCCGCCACGGCGGATGTGCCGGTTGATCGCGATACGTGCCGACTCGATCTGCCGGTTGGTGATGTACGCGTGCTCCAGGGCCTGGATGCCGTACTCGCCGAACGTCACGCGCGTGCCGCCGGTGGCGGCACCCGAACGACCCGGGTGGTGCTGCTTGCGGTGCTTGACCCGACGTGGGATGAGCACGGGTCAGCCCTCCTGTCCGTCAGTCGGGGTCTGCTGGGGAGCAGCGCCCTGCACGTCGTCGACCAGGACCTCGACCGCCGACGCGGTGGTCTGGGGCTGGTGGTTGCCGGCCTCGTGCACCGCGGCGTCGGCGGACGCGACCGGGGTCGCGCCGTCGGTCGCCGGGGTCTCGACCGGGGCGTCGACGGCGTCGCGGCGCGGGCCGCGGCCGGCAGCGGCGCCGCCGCGCGGCGGGCGCGCACCGGCGCGGTCGCGGGAACCGGCGCGGGCAGCGGCCGCAGCCGCCTGGCGCTCGGCCGACAGGCTCGTGACGTCGCCCTTGTAGATCCACACCTTCACGCCGATGCGGCCGAACGTCGTCCGGGCCTCGTAGAAGCCGTAGTCGATGTTCGCGCGCAGCGTGTGCAGCGGGACGCGACCCTCGCGGTAGAACTCCGAGCGCGACATCTCCGCACCGCCGAGGCGGCCCGAGCACTGCACGCGGATGCCCTTGGCGCCCGCCTTGGTGGCGCTCTGCATCGACTTGCGCATCGCGCGGCGGAAGGAGACGCGGCTGGAGAGCTGCTCCGCCACGCCCTGCGCCACGAGCTGGGCGTCGACCTCGGGGTTCTTGACCTCGAGGATGTTGAGCTGCACCTGCTTGCCGGTGAGCTTCTCGAGCTCGCCGCGGATGCGGTCGGCCTCGGCGCCGCGGCGGCCGATGACGATGCCCGGCCGGGCGGTGTGGATGTCGACGCGGACGCGGTCGCGGGTGCGCTCGATCTCCACCTTGGAGATGCCGGCCCGCTCCATGCCGCGCGACATCAGCCGGCGGATGGCCACGTCCTCCTTGACGTAGTCCTTGTAGAGCTTGTCGGCGTACCAGCGGCTCTTGAAGTCGGTGGTGATGCCGAGCCGGAACCCGTGCGGGTTGACCTTCTGACCCACTAGCGGGCCCCTCCCTTCGCACGGCCGGCCTGCTGCTGCGGGACCGACTCGACGACGACGGTGATGTGGCTGGTGCGCTTGCGGATGCGGTACGCACGCCCCTGGGCGCGCGGACGGAACCGCTTGAGCGTCGGGCCCTCGTCGACGTACGCCGCGCTGACGCGCAGGGTCGAGGGGTCCAGCTGCTTGTTGTGCTCGGCGTTGGCGATGGCGCTCGCCACGACCTTGCCGACCGGCTCGCTCGCCGCCTGGGGCGTGAACTTGAGCAGGTCGACGGCCGCGGAGGCCTCGAGGCCGCGGATCAGGTCCACGACGCGGCGGACCTTCGTCGGCGACACGCGCACGTAGCGCGCCGTCGCCAGCGCCTCGTTGTCGGCGAGGTGCCGGGTCTTGTTCTCAGCCACGGCGCGACCTCCGGTCGTCCTTGACGTGCCCACGGAAGGTCCGCGTCGGCGCGAACTCGCCGAGCTTGTGACCCACCATGGCGTCGGTGATGAACACCGGCACGTGCTTGCGGCCGTCGTGGACGGCGATCGTGTGGCCGATCATCGAGGGGATGATCATCGATCGCCGGGACCAGGTCCGGATGACGTTCTTGGTGCCCTTGTCGTTCTGGGCGTCCACCTTCTTCTCGAGGTGGTCGTCGACGAACGGGCCCTTCTTCAGACTGCGCGGCATCGCTGGCTACCTGCTCCCTCAGCGCTTCTTGCCGGTCTTGCGACGGCGGACGATCAGACGGTCGCTCGGCTTCGAGGAGCGGCGGGTGCGGCCCTCGGGCTTGCCGTTCGGGTTGACCGGGTGGCGACCGCCACTGGTCTTGCCCTCACCACCGCCGTGCGGGTGGTCGACGGGGTTCATGGCCACGCCGCGGACGGTGGGGCGCTTGCCGCGCCAGCGGTTGCGGCCGGCCTTGCCCCAGTTGATGGACGACTGCTCGGCGTTGCCCACCTCGCCGACGGTCGCGCGGCAGCGCGCGTCGACGTTGCGGATCTCCCCCGAGGGCATGCGCAGGAGGGCGTAGGCGCCCTCCTTGGCGACCAGCTGCACGCTGACGCCGGCCGAGCGGGCGATCTTCGCCCCTCCGCCGGGCCGCAGCTCGATGCAGTGGACGACGGTGCCGACCGGGATGTTGCGCAGCGGCAGGTTGTTGCCCGGCTTGATGTCGGCGGCCGGGCCGTTCTCGATCGCGTC from Motilibacter rhizosphaerae includes these protein-coding regions:
- the rpsK gene encoding 30S ribosomal protein S11 — its product is MPPKSRQQAGAAKKVRRKEKKNVAHGQAHIKSTFNNTIVSITDPSGNVISWASAGHVGFKGSRKSTPFAAQMAAESAARRAQEHGMKKVDVFVKGPGSGRETAIRSLQATGLEVGSIQDVTPTPHNGCRPPKRRRV
- the rpsM gene encoding 30S ribosomal protein S13, with amino-acid sequence MARLVGVDLPRDKRVEVALTYIYGIGRTRAVETLAGTGVDPSVRVRELSEDDLVKLRDWIEGNYRTEGDLRREVAADIRRKVEIGSYQGLRHRRGLPVHGQRTHTNARTRKGPRRAIAGKKKPGKK
- the rpmJ gene encoding 50S ribosomal protein L36, with the translated sequence MKVKPSVKTICDKCKVIRRHGRVMVICSATPRHKQRQG
- the infA gene encoding translation initiation factor IF-1, which translates into the protein MPKKEGAIEIEGTVIESLPNAFFRVELANGHKVLAHISGKMRQHYIRILPEDRVVVELSPYDLNRGRIVYRYK
- the map gene encoding type I methionyl aminopeptidase; its protein translation is MPFRRRARFELKTEEQFALMRRAGLIVAEALAAMVGAARPGVTTRELDAVAERLIRSSGAVPSFLGYHGFPATTCLSVGAEVVHGIPGERVLAEGEVLSLDCGAVYEGWHGDSALTVVVGGEPGDEVAGLLRACEDAMWAGIAAARDGAVLGDVSAAVEGGVRAAGAYGIVQGYGGHGIGTSMHMDPLVPNTGPAGRGPELVAGMALAIEPMVTLGSPDVVELDDGWTVVTADGSLAAHFEHTVAITPDGPWVLTAPDGGRGRLGR
- a CDS encoding adenylate kinase; this translates as MRLVLVGPPGAGKGTQAQFVAANYDVPKVSTGDLFRAHVGSGTPLGVEAKRYMDAGELVPDAVTIGMVEDRLAQDDAAKGFLLDGFPRNVAQAEVLGGLLDRIGAALDVVVELVVDEEEIVRRLSGRRTCRQCGHAWHVDFDPPAVEGVCDRCGGELFQRDDDKAETIRRRLEVYAEQTAPVVDWYAARDLLVRIPASGAVDAVTARVITALREFD
- the secY gene encoding preprotein translocase subunit SecY codes for the protein MLTAFARAFRTPDLRRKLLFSLGIVALFRFGSLLPTPGVSYEAVRQCTDLSKSNDSSGVYGMVNLFSGGALLQLSVFALGIMPYITSSIIIQLLTVVIPRFEALKKEGQAGTTRLTQYTRYLTVALAVLQSTALLALARTPGRIFNGCTADLVPDESLLRIATMICVMTAGTAVIMWLGELITDRGIGNGMSLLIFTSVCAGFPSGIWSIKQAKGWGAFIGVILVGCVVVAAVVLFEQAQRRVPVQYAKRMVGRRMYGGTSTYIPIKVNQAGVIPVIFASSLLYLPQLVSQFGGNQSTGWRGWISTYISRGDHPLYVLLFVALIIFFTFFYVAITFNPKEIADNMKRYGGFIPGIRAGRPTEEYLDYVLSRITLPGSLYLSVVAVIPIIALGLFHATNNFPFGGTSVLIMVGVGLETLKQVESQLQQRHYEGFLR
- the rplO gene encoding 50S ribosomal protein L15, translated to MAKGNLGDTPLKVHHLRPAPGSKTAKDRVGRGEGSKGKTAGRGTKGTKARYQVPARFEGGQMPLHMRLPKLKGFRNPFRVEFEVVNLEKLQALFPDGGTVTVEALIERGGVKKGRPVKVLGEGEVTVALDVTVDRFSASAKEKIAAAGGTTTEL
- the rpmD gene encoding 50S ribosomal protein L30, which produces MARLKVTQTKSKIGGNQSQRDTLRTLGLKRLGDVVVKEDRPEIRGMVRAVAHLVTVEEVE
- the rpsE gene encoding 30S ribosomal protein S5, with translation MPGPQRRGTGAGGGTGAGGGDRRERRGRDDRRQDPAGDKTAYVERVVAINRVAKVVKGGRRFSFTALVVVGDGDGTVGVGYGKAKEVPAAIAKGVEEAKKHFFKVPRIQGTIPHPIQGEAAAGVVLLKPASAGTGVIAGGPVRAVLECAGIHDVLSKSLGSSNAINIVHATVAALKGLERPEAVAARRGLPLEDVAPAALLRARAGVA
- the rplR gene encoding 50S ribosomal protein L18 translates to MALGIKRKRVEAKGIKRARRHLRVRKRVTGTPVRPRLVVSRSSRHMVAQVVDDTAGRTLASASTLEADLRALDGDKTAKAKRVGELLAQRAQAAGVTAVVFDRGGNKYHGRVAAVADAAREAGLSF
- the rplF gene encoding 50S ribosomal protein L6; this translates as MSRIGRLPVQVPSGVDVTVDDRTVTVKGPKGSLTHVLAEPISIERTEEGTLQLARPDDTRESKSLHGLSRTLVANMVQGVTAGYSKTLEIVGVGYRVQARGSALEFALGFSHPVVIEPPDGITFTVEAPTRFVVSGIDKQKVGEVSANIRKLRKPDPYKGKGVRYQGEVIRRKVGKAGK
- the rpsH gene encoding 30S ribosomal protein S8, with the protein product MTMTDPIADMLTRLRNANSAYHDEVRMPHSKLKAGIAAILQQEGYIAGFQVQEAPVGQELVVELKYGPNRERSIAGLRRVSKPGLRVYAKSTGLPRVLGGLGIAIISTSSGLLTDRQASKRGVGGEVLAYVW
- a CDS encoding type Z 30S ribosomal protein S14; protein product: MAKKSLIHKALKKPKFEVRGYTRCQRCGRPHSVYRKFGLCRVCLREMAHRGELPGVTKSSW
- the rplE gene encoding 50S ribosomal protein L5; the encoded protein is MTATVEGRTLPRLKQRYREEIAATLREEFSYGNPMQVPTVVKVVVNMGVGEAARDSKLIEGATRDLAAITGQKPAVTRARKSIAQFKLREGQPIGAHVTLRGDRMWEFLDRLLSTALPRIRDFRGLSPKQFDGSGNYTFGLTEQSMFHEIDQDRIDRVRGMDITVVTTAKTDDEGRALLRALGFPFKES
- the rplX gene encoding 50S ribosomal protein L24; this translates as MAKIRIKKGDRVLVIAGKDKGATGRVLEVLRERDRVVVEGVNRIKRHTRVGQTARGAKTGGIVTTEAAIHISNVMLSVEKDGKRVGTRVGVREEKVERDGRVKTTRIRVAKRTGEDI
- the rplN gene encoding 50S ribosomal protein L14, producing the protein MIQQESRLRVADNTGAKELLCIRVLGGSGRRYAGIGDVIVATVKDAIPGGTVKKGDVVKAVVVRTVKERRRADGSYIRFDENAAVIIKDGGDPRGTRIFGPVGRELREKRFMRIISLAPEVL
- the rpsQ gene encoding 30S ribosomal protein S17 is translated as MSDTTSTSAAEQARGYRKTREGLVVSDKMDKTVVVAVEDRFKHALYGKVVRRTSRLKAHDERNEAGVGDRVLIMETRPLSASKRWRIVEILEKAK
- the rpmC gene encoding 50S ribosomal protein L29 → MALGTKATDLRGLQDEELLAKLREAKEELFNLRFQAATGQLEDHGRLKSVRRDIARIYTILRERELGITTVESTEGAA